A window of Exiguobacterium sp. FSL W8-0210 genomic DNA:
ATCGAAGGTGCTGTCGTCTTATCAAGCCGTGCCAAAAACCGAAGTGATGTCGGGAAGGCGACAGTAACAGGACTTGTTGGCGTGTTAGTCATCTATATCTTGATTTCCGTTTTATCACTCGGAGTGCTCAGTCAAGAACAACTAGCTGGATTAAAAGAACCGACGATGGCGTATGTATTAGAGGCAGCGATCGGACCGGTCGGTGCGACGATCATCATGATTGGTTTGATTATCTCACTATCCGGCGCACTTCTCGGATGGACGATTCTCGCATCGGAGATTTCGTATCTCGTTGCAAAAGACGGCGCATTTCCGAAAGCATTCGCAAAAACGAACCGGAAAGGTGCTCCAGTCGGTGCGCTGTTGATTACACAAATCGCGACACAGGTCGTCGCTGGAATCGCGCTCTTCTCAGCACAAACCTATCTTGTCCTGTCGAGTATCGCTGGGATTTGTGCGTTATTACCGTATTTGTTATCAGCGTTGTATAGCATTCGGACATCGCGAGAAGAGCGCAATCAGAAAATGTTACTTTTCTCTGTCATCGCATCAGCGTATTCGATTTGGCTCGTCTATGCGTCGGGTATCTGGTACATCGTCATCGCGGCATTAGTCTATGCGCCAGGTATTCTCGCGTACGCTTTAGCAGAGCGAGAACAGCAACGGACGGGCATGTCACGTTATGAGTGGATTGCCAGTATGGTTCTTGTTGTCTTGGCAGGAGTAGCTGTTTACGGAATGGTCGTAGGAGAGATTCAATTGTAAGAAACGCTATGCAAAAGAAGTCACGGTGATTTTCATCCACCGTGACTTCTTTTTTTGATTAAGGTGTTAAGAATCTTTTTTCGACATCCTGTACAGATAGAGGTTCAGAGAAAATGAACCCTTGCATATGTTGACACGATGTCGTTTTTAGATAATCTAGCGCGTGTTCTGTCTCAACACCTTCAGCGACAAGATTCAACTCTAGATTGCGACCGAGTTGAATGATGGAATCGAGCAAGGCGTGGTCATTTGTCGCCAGACCATCAATGAATACTTTATCGATTTTTAATTCGTCGATTGGAAAAGCACTGAGATACTGCAAAGAAGAATAACCGGTACCGAAATCATCGATCGATAAACGGAAGCCGAGCGACTTGATGAGGTGCATGCGTTCGACCGTCCGTTGCGTCTGGAGAATCGCGATGTTTTCCGTCATCTCCAAAGTAATCGAAGATGGAGATACCAGTCGTTCTGTTACGATGTGTTGTAATGTACGAATGAAGGAGTCGCTTTGGAACTGATGTGGTGAGATATTGATTGCCATCGTCAGTTCAGGATCAATCGTCTGTTGCCATTTTGCGAGCTGTTCACATGCTTCGATGATGACCCAGTTGTTGATTGGTGTGATCAGTGAAGCTTCTTCAGCGAGTGGAATGAATTCATCTGGTGGAATGCTCCCGAGTGCCGTGTGATTCCAGCGTAATAACGCTTCGAAGCCTTTGACGGCTTGTGTCTGAAGTTCAATGATTGGTTGATAAGCAAGATAAAGGGATTGATCTTCGAGTGCTGTGAAAAGGGAGCGCTCGAGTTGGATTTTCCGTGTGAACTGTGTATCCATCTCGTGTGTTAAATACTGGATCGTTCCAGTACCAATCGATTTTCCTGCGTATAGAGCTGTTTCCGACCGGCGATATAAATCTTCCAATGTTTTGGCTTCGGACGGATAGACCGTGATCCCGAACGTACAAGAAACGATCAATGAATGACCGTTGATATAATAAGGGCGCTGCAGTGCTTGTTGTAATTTTCGAGCATATTGGAAAAGCAGATTGCTCGGCGGTGCAGGTAACAAGACACCGAATAGATCACTCGTCGGATGAAAAGCGAGTATGCCTGTCGTGTGTTGCAAAAGGCGTGTTGCCATCGCTTGAAGTAGTTGATCACCGACGTGTGTTCCAAACGAATCATTGATTACTTTAAAACGGTCGATATCGAACAAGATTAGCGCGATCGGATCATGCGACGCGGCAGAACGGAATAATGCCTCGCCTTCGCGTAAAAATCCTCGTTTATTTAATAAGTGCGTCATCTCATGATGATGCACTAAAAAATCGAGTTCTTCTTCAAGCACCGCTGTTTCCGTGATGTCGTTGCCGATGAACAGGTGCTGAAAACGAACACCGTTTGCATCATAGATCGGAATGAGCGTCGCTTGGAGATGTTTTCGTTCGCCAGTTTGCGAAGTAAGGCTAAGGCGACCAGACCATGCTTTTCGTTCACGAAGTTGATCACGAATCCCCGAAACGACGGGACTGGATGGATCTAGGATGAGTGACCAAGGCTGGTTGAGAAGCATCTCAGAGCAATATCCTGTCACATCGATGAGTTGATCATTCACGTACTTGATCGTTCCTCGTGCGTCGAAGACGGCGACAGAAGCAATCTGATCGAATGCATGACGCAAATCCATCAATCCTTGGAAGAGTGGTTTCATATTCGTTTGTTGCTCAGCTGAAGGGATACAGCAAGCAAAAGCGGCAATGACAGTTCCTGTATCATCAAGTAAAGGAGACAAAAGGAGAGTTGACGTTACAGAAGTGCCCGTCTTATGCAACAAGGAGGCATTCGGTAATTGGACGGATTGACGGCGCTCCAAGAAGGCATGCCAAATCTGCTGGCTGAATGCCATGTCTTCCCGTTCAAGAAGTGGAACAGTCTGACCCACGACTTCTTGTTGTGTCCAGCCCCATTGCTGTGCGGCTAGCTCATTCCAAGAGCGGATGGTCAAGTCAGTATTCAATATGAAAGCGGGTAAAGGGAATTCTTGAATGACGACTTCACAGGAATCAATGGTCGAACGGTCCATTACGTGCGCACGCTCCTTTATATTGAAAAGAGATGACGGTTCACTTCTCTTGTCTTTTCCCAATATATTCAATTCTTACGCATTAGAATCCTTTCGCTCGGATACTTTTTAGATGAAGATTCTGTGAAAGAATCTGCTATAATAACATTGAAAACGTTTTCTAAAGAGTTATGAGGGGGAATTTCGATGAATCAAACAGAGAAAATCATTCAACAGACAGAACAGTTCGGAGCACATAACTACCATCCACTCCCAATCGTCATCTCAGAGGCTGAGGGTGTCTTCGTTACGGATCCTGAAGGACGTCGCTATATGGATATGCTGAGTGCCTATTCAGCCGTTAATCAAGGACATCGTCATCCAAAGATCATCGACGCCTTAAAACGTCAGGCAGACAAGATTACATTGACGTCACGTGCTTTCCACAATGATCAACTTGGCTTTTTCTATGAAAAAGTAGCACAATTGACGGATAAAGATATGGTGTTACCAATGAATACAGGTGCGGAAGCTGTCGAGACAGCAGTAAAAGCAGCACGACGCTGGGCATATGAAGTCAAACAAATTCCAGGTGATGCTGAAATCATCGTTTGTGAAGGAAACTTCCATGGTCGGACGATGACAGCCGTCTCGATGTCGACGGAAGCAGAATACCAACGGGGATTTGGACCGCTTCTTCCTGGAATCAAGACGATTCCATATGGCGATCTTGAGGCATTAAAACAGGCGATCACTGAAAATACAGCGGCATTCATCTTGGAACCGATTCAAGGCGAAGCGGGCATCTTAATTCCTTATGATGGTTTCTTAAAAGACGCACAAGAAGTTTGTCGTGCGCAGAATGTGTTGCTCGTATCGGATGAGATTCAGTCTGGACTCGGTCGTTCCGGTAAATGGTTTGCTTCTGATTGGGACGAGGTAACACCAGACATGTACATTCTTGGTAAAGCACTGGGTGGTGGTGTATTCCCAATCTCGTGTGTTGCCGCGAATAAAGATGTCCTTTCTGTCTTTAATCCAGGTTCACACGGCTCGACATTTGGTGGTAATCCACTTGCGTGTGCCGTCTCGATTGCTTCACTTGAAGTATTAGAAGACGAAAAGTTACCGGAACGTTCACTCGAACTCGGTACGTACTTCATGGAGAAACTAAAACAAATCAACAACCCGATGATCAAAGAAGTACGTGGTCGTGGATTATTCATTGGTGTTGAGTTGACAGAAGCAGCGCGACCATATTGTGAAGCGTTGAAAGAAAAAGGCTTGCTCTGTAAAGAAACACATGAGACAGTCATTCGATTTGCACCACCGCTCGTCATTACAAAAGAAGAGTTGGATTGGGCGTTCGAACGGATTGAACAAGTATTAGGCGTTTCCGTCGCCCAATAAAAAGAATAGCTTTAGATTAAACAACAGCGGACAAGATGTTCACTGTTGTTTTTGTTTAGGAAAGTGTCGATTTTGATTAAAGAAAAGTTTGAAAATCAGTGACAAGGGAACAGACAACTATCGCAAAAAAAACTTTTAAATGGGGGTAATGATTATGTCAAACAACAGTGGTCTCAATAAAAAAGCAGATGGTCTCGTCGATAAAGTAGCAGGTAAAGCGAAAGAAGCGCTCGGGAAAGCAACAGGCGATAAATCAACAGAACGTGAAGGTAAAAAAGATCAAGTAAAAGGCGAGGCGAAGAAAACAGTCGGTAACGTCCAACAAAATTTCGAAGATACAAATCGCCGCTAAGACCGTTGAAATTAAATAGAAAAACCGGACTGAGTAATCGCTCTAGTCCGGTTTTTAGTGTCTGCTATAATGAAATTTTATATCAACTAAAAAGATGAGAAATAATTTGTATAAAGGTCTAGTCATTTAGTTGTTTATGTGGAATAATAAACAACGTAAAAGCGTTTACATTGTTCTGTCATTATCGTTTTATTCAGGAAAGGGTGAAAGGTATGTTGCAGTTTCTACAACGAATTGGTAAAGCCTTGATGTTACCAATCGCAGTACTACCGGCTGCGGGAATCGTGCTCCGGTTAGGTTCGGCGGATATGCTTGATATTCCGTTGATGGTAGCAGCAGGAGGGGCTATTTTTGATAACCTGCCATTGATTTTTGCCATTGGTGTCGCGATTGGTCTATCGATCGATGCGAGTGGAGCAGCGGGTCTTGCTGGGGCCATCGGGTATCTTGTCTTAAAAAATGGCGTCGACTCGATGAACAAGGATTATTCCAGCGCACAGATTCAGGCGAAGTATGATGCGATCGCGGCGATCGTCAATGATTCCTCGACTAAGGTCGACGGAGCGACACTTGGTTCGATCGCGAATCAGGCGACACTCGGTTCGACCGTTAATATGGCGGTATTCGGTGGAATCATCGCGGGTATCGTCGCAGGACTTCTATACAATCGGTTCTATAACATTAAGTTACCGGATTGGTTGGCATTCTTCGGTGGCCGTCGTTTCGTTCCAATCATTACATCAGCGGTCATGCTCGTACTTGCTTTCGTCTTTGGTTATGTCTGGCCGTTCATCGAGCAAGGCATCAATGGTGCTGGTGAATGGATGGTTGGTCTCGGTGCAGGAGGCGCTGCTCTGTTTGGATTCTTTAACCGCCTCTTGATTCCTGTCGGCTTACACCACGTCTTAAATAATATTTTCTGGTTCGTCTTCGGTTCATATGAAAAAGCAGATGGTACGGTCGCGAACGGTGACATCGCGCGCTTCTTCGCTGGAGATCCGACAGCTGGGATTTATCAAGCAGGCTTCTTCCCAATCATGATGTTCGCCTTACCGGCTGCAGCTTTTGCGATCGTCATGGCTGCGCGTAAGGAAAATCGAAAAGCAGTTGCTGGAGCGATGATTGGTCTTGGATTGACGTCCTTCTTGACAGGTATCACGGAACCAATCGAGTTCTCGTTTATGTTCTTATCACCTGTTTTATATGTCATTCATGCGGTTTTAACAGGTCTATCGATGGCCATCGTTAACTTACTCGGTATTTTACATGGCTTCTCCTTCTCGGCTGGTTTTATTGATTATGCCTTGAACTTCGGGATTGCCACAAAACCATTACTTCTCATCCCGGTTGGTCTCGCGTTCGCGGTCGTCTACTACTTCCTGTTCTACTTCATGATCACAAAATTTGATCTGAAGACACCAGGTCGCGAAGATGAATCGCTCGTCACAGACACGGGAGTCGTTTTGACAGATTCAGACGATAAATATGAGCAACAAGCAGCTCAAATTTTTGCTGGATTGAAAGGAACAGAAAATGTCACGTCGATTGACAATTGTGCGACACGTTTACGTCTTCAAGTCAAAGATCCAAACATCATTGACGAAGCAGCGATTAAAGCGGCTGGAGCAAAAGGTGTCATGAAGATGGGGGCGACTAGCGTGCAAATCATCATCGGCACGGACGTCGAGTTCGTTGCGGATGCGATGAAACGACAGAAGTAAAGAAAACGACCTTTCCTGAGCTCAGGAAAGGTCGTTTTGCTGTACGTTCGCAACAGGCGCTGTTTTGCTTGAGCGATAGATTGGATAAAAGATTCCGATCAAGATAATGACGATCCCAATCCATTGAGAACTCATCAGATGTTCATCCAAAATTAAAACGGAACAGATGACAGCTGTCGGTAGTTCAGCCGCTCCAAGCAGAGAGACACTTGCTGGAGAAAGATGAGGCGCACCCGCAGCAAATAAGAGTGGTGGCAAAATCAACGCGAATAGACCGAGCGGAATCGCGTATAACAGAAGTCCATTTTCGAAGTTCGCAGACGACAAGAACGTTGTCGGTGGATACATGATCATGACAAAAGCAAGACCACCTGTCATCATATAGAAGCTTTTCTTGATGACAGGTAGATGATTGGCAACGCGTCCACTAGCGAGTAGGAAAATCGAGAAACTAACAGCAGCTCCAAGACCGAATAATGTTCCACGCAGGTCGAGTGGGCTCGAGTAAGCCGCACTCGCAAGAATGGCTCCGCCAATCAGTAGAATCGCGGACAGGAAATGCGCGCGAGTAGGTAAGCGTCTGAATGCGAGAGCATCAATGATGACACCAATCCAAGTGAATTGGAATAAGAGAATGATCGCAACGGATGCCGATACGGTCTGAAGACTTTGGTAATAGAGATAACCGGTTGTACCGCTTGAAATACCAATCAGCATGAGAAGACCAGCTGTTTTGAGATCGAGACGAAGGTTTTTCGTAAATAAGGCAAGTCCGAAAATCATGAGCCAGCCGAAGAAAAATTGACTACCTGAAACGGCTGCTGAGTTGAATCCGGCGGCATAAGCGAGTTTGACGATCGTTGAGAGGACACCATAACTGATAGCGCCGATGAGAACGAATAAAGTGGCTTTTGAGCGATGCATGAATAATTTCCCTCCATTTTTAGTAAAAACCACACAAAAAAGGTTGCAACGGGGCCTTGTCCAGGTTTTTTGGACAGGGTTTGGTTGCAACCTGTGTGATTTATTGAGTTGATGTGTCGAGCAAACGATACAGCCGGGTTTTCGTTTGATTATACTGAACGGTCAGTGCATTCCACTTCTTTAATGACGCGGTAGCTTTCCGTGTTAAACGATTTAAATCCGCTGTTGACTCATCAATCTTAACGAAATCCGGTTTTTTCGTCAAGCGTGAAAGCACTTTCTTTTCGGCGTCCATCGCTTGTCGATACGTTTTCGAGAACGTTTGAAACGTCTGCTGGCGTTCCTTGATGATTGCTACTAAGGCAGTTCCTTCTGTTTTTGCTTTACCATCAAGTTGGTTGACAGCATCCTGCAATTCTTCAAGATCAAGTGCAGCGTATGTTTCTTTACGTAACGTTTCTTCTTGTTTCAATAAAGCAAGCCGTTCGTCATTTAAGGCTTCTAATTCCTCTCGTTCATTTTGAGAGCGTTTGATTTCTTCAGCACCTGCATCAAGAACGGCTTGGTACGTATTAACTGAAATTTCGTCCTTACGAGCACGTTGATCAGCTAGCGTGAATGCTTTCTCTTCATCTTTGACTTGTTGCTCTAGCTGTTCATGAAGAGAGGTTGGTGAATCGTTGGAACAGGCAGCGAGTCCGAAGCTCGACAGGAACAGTATTGCTACGAATGTTTTTTTCATCTGGATAGTAACTCCTTATAAATTCGAGTGTTGCGCGAAGTTGTACGGAATATGGAAATCTTCATCATAAATCGCGAATTGATAGCCTTTTTTCTGAAGTCCGGCAACAATGGCTGGAAGTGCCTTGATGGCTTGTGGTTGTTCATGTAAGAGTATGATTTCAAACGGACGCTCTGCTCGCCGAATAACCGTATTCGCTACTTCTTTTGCACTATCTTTGTAATACCAGTCCATTGAATCGATTGACCAGTCCCACACACGGAAGTCTGCTGAATGAATGGCAGATGCCATTTTTTTCGTGATGCCGGGATCAGAGCCATAAGGTGGTCGTGTCAAATGTGGTGTTAGCTTCGTCAACTCATGGATTTTCTTCTGAACACTTTGCATCTCTGAGACATACTTTCCTTTTTCGTATAATGTATCGTAATCGTGTGTTTCCCCGTGTAATCCGATATAGTGTCCAGCTTTAGCAGTAGCTTTGACTTCTTGCGGAAAAGCATCTACTTGTGAGCCGAGATAAAAGAAAGTGGCACGAGTCTGAAGTTGATCCAATGTTCGAAGTAAGTCCGGTGTTAATGCGGATGGACCATCCTCGAATGTTAAATAAGCGACTTTTTTCGTCACACCATTCCATTTTTCCACGCGTGCTTTTTCCATATTGACGACAGGTACTTCAGTAATGGATTTACCTGTCGTAATGGATTGCTGTTCAGGAGTAAATACGTATCGATAAGCGACATATCCCCCAACTCCGAGAAAAACAAGTGTGAGAAGTAAGAAAAATCGAGGGAAAAACATTCTTTTTTTTGTACGCGGTCGTGGACCGAGTTCGCTAGCGTGGCTTGAGGTAAATGGATCCATCGTTGTCTGTCGCTCCTTTTGTCAAAAAATATCATATACAGATAATGTAACATTCTGACTGTTTCTTTTGTAACAAACAGATGACAAAAAGATGACGGAAAATCGATTTTTCTAAAAAATATCGATTTATTTAGAAAGAGTTTAAAAGAAATAAAAAAACAACCACTAAGTAAGTGATTGTTTCATGTGTTATTAGTGTTCTGTTACAGCACACTCATCGCATTCCGTTTGATAGGATTCACATTGTTCATCCATCTCTTTTCCGCAATGGGCACACGTCTTGACGGGAAGCTCACGATAGAATGCAGCAGATGCTTCTTGATAAAGGGGTTGTTCCATGTGTTTTTCCTCCTTCAAAGTAAACGCAATGATCTTTTTTCTTGATTTTATTGTATTAGTACAGAAGTTTAATGTCAACTATTGTTTTATAACAGTTAATTCA
This region includes:
- a CDS encoding EamA family transporter; the protein is MHRSKATLFVLIGAISYGVLSTIVKLAYAAGFNSAAVSGSQFFFGWLMIFGLALFTKNLRLDLKTAGLLMLIGISSGTTGYLYYQSLQTVSASVAIILLFQFTWIGVIIDALAFRRLPTRAHFLSAILLIGGAILASAAYSSPLDLRGTLFGLGAAVSFSIFLLASGRVANHLPVIKKSFYMMTGGLAFVMIMYPPTTFLSSANFENGLLLYAIPLGLFALILPPLLFAAGAPHLSPASVSLLGAAELPTAVICSVLILDEHLMSSQWIGIVIILIGIFYPIYRSSKTAPVANVQQNDLS
- a CDS encoding YkyA family protein, whose amino-acid sequence is MKKTFVAILFLSSFGLAACSNDSPTSLHEQLEQQVKDEEKAFTLADQRARKDEISVNTYQAVLDAGAEEIKRSQNEREELEALNDERLALLKQEETLRKETYAALDLEELQDAVNQLDGKAKTEGTALVAIIKERQQTFQTFSKTYRQAMDAEKKVLSRLTKKPDFVKIDESTADLNRLTRKATASLKKWNALTVQYNQTKTRLYRLLDTSTQ
- the nagE gene encoding N-acetylglucosamine-specific PTS transporter subunit IIBC, producing the protein MLQFLQRIGKALMLPIAVLPAAGIVLRLGSADMLDIPLMVAAGGAIFDNLPLIFAIGVAIGLSIDASGAAGLAGAIGYLVLKNGVDSMNKDYSSAQIQAKYDAIAAIVNDSSTKVDGATLGSIANQATLGSTVNMAVFGGIIAGIVAGLLYNRFYNIKLPDWLAFFGGRRFVPIITSAVMLVLAFVFGYVWPFIEQGINGAGEWMVGLGAGGAALFGFFNRLLIPVGLHHVLNNIFWFVFGSYEKADGTVANGDIARFFAGDPTAGIYQAGFFPIMMFALPAAAFAIVMAARKENRKAVAGAMIGLGLTSFLTGITEPIEFSFMFLSPVLYVIHAVLTGLSMAIVNLLGILHGFSFSAGFIDYALNFGIATKPLLLIPVGLAFAVVYYFLFYFMITKFDLKTPGREDESLVTDTGVVLTDSDDKYEQQAAQIFAGLKGTENVTSIDNCATRLRLQVKDPNIIDEAAIKAAGAKGVMKMGATSVQIIIGTDVEFVADAMKRQK
- a CDS encoding CsbD family protein, which encodes MSNNSGLNKKADGLVDKVAGKAKEALGKATGDKSTEREGKKDQVKGEAKKTVGNVQQNFEDTNRR
- a CDS encoding basic amino acid/polyamine antiporter; protein product: MMNQQKIGFFALAAMVIGSMVGGGAFNLPGAMAQSASAGPILIGWSITGIGMIMLALVFQHLANSKPELEGGIYAYAREGFGRFVGFNSAWGYWVSAWIGTVANITLVFNAISYFFPIFAAENRIFLLLMSIVVIWGLFWLVSSGIKEATLVNLITTIAKLVPILIFILLVGIAFNIKTFNLDIWEEGTELGSIFDQVKGTMLVTLWAFVGIEGAVVLSSRAKNRSDVGKATVTGLVGVLVIYILISVLSLGVLSQEQLAGLKEPTMAYVLEAAIGPVGATIIMIGLIISLSGALLGWTILASEISYLVAKDGAFPKAFAKTNRKGAPVGALLITQIATQVVAGIALFSAQTYLVLSSIAGICALLPYLLSALYSIRTSREERNQKMLLFSVIASAYSIWLVYASGIWYIVIAALVYAPGILAYALAEREQQRTGMSRYEWIASMVLVVLAGVAVYGMVVGEIQL
- a CDS encoding polysaccharide deacetylase family protein → MDPFTSSHASELGPRPRTKKRMFFPRFFLLLTLVFLGVGGYVAYRYVFTPEQQSITTGKSITEVPVVNMEKARVEKWNGVTKKVAYLTFEDGPSALTPDLLRTLDQLQTRATFFYLGSQVDAFPQEVKATAKAGHYIGLHGETHDYDTLYEKGKYVSEMQSVQKKIHELTKLTPHLTRPPYGSDPGITKKMASAIHSADFRVWDWSIDSMDWYYKDSAKEVANTVIRRAERPFEIILLHEQPQAIKALPAIVAGLQKKGYQFAIYDEDFHIPYNFAQHSNL
- a CDS encoding ornithine--oxo-acid transaminase, whose translation is MNQTEKIIQQTEQFGAHNYHPLPIVISEAEGVFVTDPEGRRYMDMLSAYSAVNQGHRHPKIIDALKRQADKITLTSRAFHNDQLGFFYEKVAQLTDKDMVLPMNTGAEAVETAVKAARRWAYEVKQIPGDAEIIVCEGNFHGRTMTAVSMSTEAEYQRGFGPLLPGIKTIPYGDLEALKQAITENTAAFILEPIQGEAGILIPYDGFLKDAQEVCRAQNVLLVSDEIQSGLGRSGKWFASDWDEVTPDMYILGKALGGGVFPISCVAANKDVLSVFNPGSHGSTFGGNPLACAVSIASLEVLEDEKLPERSLELGTYFMEKLKQINNPMIKEVRGRGLFIGVELTEAARPYCEALKEKGLLCKETHETVIRFAPPLVITKEELDWAFERIEQVLGVSVAQ
- the yhfH gene encoding protein YhfH, with protein sequence MEQPLYQEASAAFYRELPVKTCAHCGKEMDEQCESYQTECDECAVTEH
- a CDS encoding EAL domain-containing protein, with protein sequence MDRSTIDSCEVVIQEFPLPAFILNTDLTIRSWNELAAQQWGWTQQEVVGQTVPLLEREDMAFSQQIWHAFLERRQSVQLPNASLLHKTGTSVTSTLLLSPLLDDTGTVIAAFACCIPSAEQQTNMKPLFQGLMDLRHAFDQIASVAVFDARGTIKYVNDQLIDVTGYCSEMLLNQPWSLILDPSSPVVSGIRDQLRERKAWSGRLSLTSQTGERKHLQATLIPIYDANGVRFQHLFIGNDITETAVLEEELDFLVHHHEMTHLLNKRGFLREGEALFRSAASHDPIALILFDIDRFKVINDSFGTHVGDQLLQAMATRLLQHTTGILAFHPTSDLFGVLLPAPPSNLLFQYARKLQQALQRPYYINGHSLIVSCTFGITVYPSEAKTLEDLYRRSETALYAGKSIGTGTIQYLTHEMDTQFTRKIQLERSLFTALEDQSLYLAYQPIIELQTQAVKGFEALLRWNHTALGSIPPDEFIPLAEEASLITPINNWVIIEACEQLAKWQQTIDPELTMAINISPHQFQSDSFIRTLQHIVTERLVSPSSITLEMTENIAILQTQRTVERMHLIKSLGFRLSIDDFGTGYSSLQYLSAFPIDELKIDKVFIDGLATNDHALLDSIIQLGRNLELNLVAEGVETEHALDYLKTTSCQHMQGFIFSEPLSVQDVEKRFLTP